In the genome of Methanococcoides burtonii DSM 6242, the window ATCTCGGCAAGTTCCTTTGACGTATAATTTCCAACTTCCTCATGAACAATGGCTGTAAGTTCCAGGAACAGGTCTTCTGTTATGGCTTTTTTCATAGTTGGGTTAAAATTAGCAGAGAATTTGGTATAGTTATTCTCATTAAGGCCCTGAAGTGTATTTTCTGCTATCGGCTCTGCATATTCGGTCAGGCCATCATCCTCAACGCTCGATCCTTCAAGCTTAATGGATGCACATCCGCTGCAAATGATCACTACTAAA includes:
- a CDS encoding DUF3887 domain-containing protein — encoded protein: MKVRTALLMSLVVLVVIICSGCASIKLEGSSVEDDGLTEYAEPIAENTLQGLNENNYTKFSANFNPTMKKAITEDLFLELTAIVHEEVGNYTSKELAEITVTDRHSAVVYNVAFEKEPEGAIFRLIFIEDQDGERELRGMWIDSPKMRKRLALER